A stretch of the Mycobacterium sp. ITM-2016-00317 genome encodes the following:
- a CDS encoding TetR/AcrR family transcriptional regulator — protein sequence MRADAQRNRAAALAAAEAVYAEQGVDVSLNEIARRAGIGNATLYRHFPTREELLSEVYAGQLERYCAIAEQAAGADDPVAALRDCVTATGALQATNRGLADLLASLQPMSAHVEDLRRRHHGAIATVFRRAVDSGEVRADLSPVDLAVLLIANAGLIHRTIDDAPRSSARLVGLWLAGVTAHESVGVPPAPTEPQIRRALRDSNVKARAGSRR from the coding sequence GTGCGAGCCGATGCCCAGCGCAACCGCGCTGCCGCCCTGGCCGCTGCGGAAGCGGTGTATGCCGAGCAGGGTGTCGACGTGTCGCTCAACGAGATCGCCCGTAGGGCGGGGATCGGCAACGCGACGCTGTACCGGCACTTCCCGACCCGCGAGGAACTGCTGTCGGAGGTCTACGCAGGGCAACTCGAGCGATACTGCGCGATCGCCGAACAGGCCGCGGGCGCCGACGACCCGGTGGCCGCGTTGCGCGACTGCGTCACCGCCACGGGTGCGTTGCAGGCCACCAACCGGGGCCTTGCGGACCTGCTCGCGTCGCTGCAGCCGATGTCGGCACACGTCGAGGACCTGCGGCGGCGCCACCACGGCGCCATCGCCACCGTGTTCCGGCGCGCCGTGGACAGCGGCGAGGTCCGCGCCGACCTGTCTCCGGTGGACCTGGCGGTGCTGCTGATCGCCAACGCCGGGCTGATCCACCGGACCATCGACGACGCGCCGCGCTCCAGCGCCCGGTTGGTCGGGCTGTGGCTGGCCGGCGTGACCGCCCACGAGAGTGTCGGCGTGCCGCCCGCCCCGACCGAGCCTCAGATCCGTCGCGCGTTGAGGGACTCGAACGTCAAGGCACGCGCGGGATCTCGGCGTTGA